Proteins encoded together in one Chryseobacterium sp. G0201 window:
- a CDS encoding bifunctional nuclease family protein: MDYKQLIIRGISYSQTQSGAYALLLEHEETHIKLPVVIGNFEAQSISLGLEKDIHPPRPLTHDLFTKFIVSTNYELISVIIYQIVDGVFFSNINFKNKVNDEELILDARTSDAVAMAVRFDAPIFTTQQVLNEAGILLELEDVAKEEQPFSETIHSEDNLISLSMEELQKLLDEAVKEEDYDTALEIQEEIKRRKKKID, from the coding sequence ATGGATTATAAGCAGCTAATTATTCGCGGAATATCGTACAGCCAGACCCAATCAGGGGCGTACGCTTTGTTATTGGAACATGAAGAAACACATATAAAATTACCTGTTGTTATAGGAAATTTCGAGGCACAATCCATTTCTCTTGGTCTGGAAAAAGACATACATCCGCCTCGTCCTCTTACGCATGATTTATTTACAAAATTTATAGTTTCTACCAATTATGAATTGATTTCTGTGATCATTTATCAGATCGTAGACGGAGTTTTCTTTTCAAATATTAATTTTAAAAATAAAGTTAATGATGAAGAATTGATTCTTGATGCCAGAACTTCCGATGCTGTTGCAATGGCAGTAAGATTCGATGCTCCCATTTTTACGACTCAACAAGTACTGAATGAGGCAGGAATTCTTCTGGAATTGGAAGATGTTGCTAAAGAAGAACAGCCGTTTTCTGAAACCATTCATTCAGAAGACAACTTAATATCTCTTTCTATGGAGGAGCTTCAGAAATTATTGGATGAAGCGGTAAAAGAAGAAGATTATGATACTGCTCTTGAGATCCAGGAGGAGATCAAAAGAAGGAAAAAGAAAATTGACTAA
- a CDS encoding electron transfer flavoprotein subunit alpha/FixB family protein, whose translation MAVFVYAENINGVYKKAAFEAVAYAKAVADQAGDTVTAISVNPTDSSDLLYKYGASNVINIKDEGLKSFSAKAYAQAVSEVANGNIIVFPHTTDASSIAPMLAVMNGFALITNALAAPESLSPFQVKRRAFSGKGFMHAKAEGNGVIVTVSQNAFGVKENAVSGSEEVKNLSVANEDTKVISHEQSSGKLDLKEAEVVVSAGRGMKGPENWGMIEELANVLGAATACSKPVSDIGWRPHTEHVGQTGKAISPNLYIAVGISGAIQHLAGVNSSKTIVVINSDAEAPFFKSADYGVVGDAFQIIPALTEKIKAIKG comes from the coding sequence CTAAAGCAGTTGCAGATCAGGCGGGAGATACCGTTACAGCAATCTCTGTAAACCCTACAGATTCTTCAGATTTATTATATAAATATGGAGCATCAAATGTTATCAATATTAAAGATGAAGGTCTTAAAAGCTTCTCGGCTAAAGCATATGCTCAGGCTGTAAGTGAAGTTGCAAACGGAAACATCATCGTTTTCCCTCACACTACAGACGCTTCTTCAATCGCTCCAATGTTGGCAGTAATGAATGGTTTTGCATTAATTACTAACGCTTTGGCTGCTCCGGAAAGTCTTTCTCCATTCCAGGTGAAAAGAAGAGCTTTCTCAGGAAAAGGTTTCATGCATGCAAAAGCTGAAGGAAATGGAGTAATCGTTACGGTTTCTCAAAATGCTTTCGGTGTTAAAGAAAATGCAGTTTCAGGTTCTGAAGAAGTGAAAAACTTATCAGTAGCAAACGAAGATACTAAAGTGATCTCTCACGAGCAGAGTTCAGGAAAACTAGACCTTAAAGAAGCTGAAGTTGTAGTTTCTGCAGGTAGAGGAATGAAAGGTCCTGAAAACTGGGGAATGATCGAAGAATTAGCAAACGTTTTAGGTGCTGCTACAGCTTGTTCTAAACCAGTTTCTGACATCGGTTGGAGACCTCACACAGAACACGTTGGACAGACCGGTAAAGCGATTTCTCCAAATCTTTATATTGCAGTTGGTATTTCGGGAGCTATTCAGCACTTAGCTGGAGTTAACTCTTCTAAAACTATCGTTGTCATCAACAGTGATGCTGAAGCTCCGTTCTTCAAATCGGCTGATTACGGTGTAGTAGGAGATGCTTTCCAGATTATTCCTGCATTAACTGAAAAGATTAAGGCAATCAAAGGATAA
- a CDS encoding nucleoside permease produces MNLKLRLTILSFLQFFVWGAWLITMANFWFGTKHWDGTQFGAVFGTMGIASIFMPTLIGIIADRWINAERMFFALQILYGITLFILPHSADPNSFFSVMLVAMCFYMPTLALANSISYTILKNSDLDVVKDFPPIRVWGTVGFIVAMWITNLTGNKATEGQFYIGGIAAIVLGIYALTLPKCPPQKLIDKSAPLIEQFGLNAFKLFGSYKMALFFVFSMLLGAALQLTNAYGDVFLSEFAHFPKYADSFVVQRSTIIMSISQVSETLFILAIPFFLKKFGIKKVMLMAMFAWVLRFGFFAYGVPDGYGLSLIILSCVVYGMAFDFFNISGSLFVETTTDKKIRSSAQGLFMMMTNGFGAVFGSYAAGWAIDKFFTHKFTTASDLSTYLETTPDNATFLEILKNSFNSAVNPDGTLSSIVMVKDWQNIWLSFAAYALVLTILFAILFKHKHEPQDVSSIKH; encoded by the coding sequence ATGAATTTAAAACTACGACTTACCATCCTTAGCTTCCTCCAGTTCTTTGTCTGGGGAGCATGGCTAATTACGATGGCTAATTTTTGGTTCGGTACAAAACATTGGGACGGAACTCAGTTTGGGGCTGTTTTTGGAACAATGGGAATAGCTTCTATTTTTATGCCGACCCTTATCGGAATCATTGCCGACCGCTGGATAAATGCGGAAAGAATGTTTTTCGCCTTACAAATTCTTTACGGAATCACCCTTTTCATTTTGCCTCATAGCGCAGATCCAAACTCGTTTTTTTCTGTAATGCTTGTGGCGATGTGTTTCTATATGCCAACACTTGCTCTGGCGAATTCAATCTCTTATACTATTCTTAAAAATAGTGATTTAGATGTTGTGAAAGATTTTCCACCTATTCGTGTTTGGGGAACTGTCGGTTTTATTGTGGCCATGTGGATCACCAATCTTACAGGAAATAAAGCCACAGAAGGGCAATTTTATATTGGAGGAATAGCGGCAATCGTATTAGGAATTTATGCATTGACATTACCAAAATGTCCGCCACAAAAGTTGATTGACAAAAGTGCTCCTTTAATTGAGCAGTTTGGATTAAATGCTTTTAAGCTTTTCGGAAGCTATAAAATGGCTTTGTTCTTTGTGTTTTCAATGCTTTTAGGAGCTGCATTACAGTTAACGAATGCTTATGGAGACGTTTTCTTAAGTGAATTTGCTCATTTTCCGAAATATGCAGATTCTTTTGTAGTCCAGAGATCAACTATAATTATGTCGATTTCTCAGGTTTCTGAGACATTATTTATTTTGGCGATCCCTTTCTTTTTAAAGAAATTCGGAATAAAAAAGGTAATGTTAATGGCCATGTTTGCATGGGTTTTAAGATTCGGATTCTTCGCTTACGGAGTTCCGGACGGATATGGTTTATCATTAATCATTCTTTCTTGTGTTGTTTACGGGATGGCTTTCGATTTCTTTAACATTTCTGGCTCTCTTTTCGTAGAAACGACGACTGATAAAAAGATTCGTTCTTCTGCGCAAGGGTTGTTTATGATGATGACAAACGGTTTTGGAGCGGTTTTCGGAAGTTATGCTGCAGGCTGGGCAATCGATAAATTTTTTACCCATAAATTCACTACTGCTTCAGATCTTTCCACTTATCTGGAAACAACACCTGATAATGCTACTTTTTTAGAAATTCTTAAAAATAGTTTTAATTCGGCTGTAAATCCTGACGGAACATTATCATCTATCGTAATGGTAAAAGACTGGCAGAATATCTGGCTTTCTTTTGCTGCTTATGCTTTAGTTTTGACTATTCTTTTTGCGATTTTATTTAAACATAAACATGAGCCGCAAGATGTTTCTTCAATAAAACATTAA